One genomic window of Halococcus sediminicola includes the following:
- a CDS encoding gas vesicle protein GvpO yields MDLDPSEHTIDELRDELDGMDDPEALEALREAEADGENREGAKEAIDERLESVSDDGDEGDGNESSESGDGESSETEGREDAPESDGTGVGIIEIRNHVRNAASDLIGRPLDGIVEIERDDEGWRALTEIVERSSVPDTQDIIGRYALDIDDDGRITGYRRLDRYRRGDTRRDEEPQVPR; encoded by the coding sequence ATGGACCTCGACCCGAGCGAGCACACGATAGACGAACTGCGCGACGAACTCGACGGAATGGACGACCCCGAGGCGCTCGAAGCGCTGCGCGAGGCCGAAGCCGACGGCGAGAACAGGGAAGGAGCGAAGGAGGCCATCGACGAGCGTCTCGAAAGCGTCTCGGACGACGGAGACGAGGGCGATGGAAACGAAAGCAGCGAGAGCGGAGACGGCGAGAGTAGCGAGACCGAGGGCCGCGAGGACGCGCCCGAAAGCGACGGCACGGGCGTCGGCATCATCGAGATCCGCAATCACGTCCGCAACGCCGCCAGCGACCTCATCGGCCGCCCGCTCGACGGCATCGTCGAGATCGAGCGCGACGATGAAGGCTGGCGCGCGCTCACCGAGATCGTCGAGCGCAGTTCGGTGCCCGACACCCAGGACATCATCGGGCGCTACGCGCTCGATATCGACGACGACGGCCGGATAACGGGCTATCGCCGGCTCGACCGCTACCGCCGCGGCGACACCAGACGCGACGAGGAGCCACAGGTTCCGCGCTGA
- the gvpA gene encoding gas vesicle protein GvpA, giving the protein MSARPSSDSLAEVLDRILDKGIVIDIWARVSVVGIEILTVEARIVVASVDTFLHYGKEISKLEMASESGDLQELKDLDLGTSPMTQPEPDEPEVRIEEEQEAEQ; this is encoded by the coding sequence ATGAGTGCACGACCATCGAGCGACAGTCTGGCGGAAGTGCTCGACCGTATCCTCGACAAGGGAATCGTCATCGACATCTGGGCGCGGGTGTCGGTCGTCGGTATCGAGATCCTCACCGTGGAGGCCCGCATCGTCGTCGCCTCGGTCGATACGTTCCTCCACTACGGCAAGGAGATATCGAAGTTGGAGATGGCGTCCGAATCGGGCGACCTCCAGGAACTGAAGGACCTCGATCTGGGCACCTCGCCGATGACCCAGCCCGAACCCGACGAGCCGGAAGTCCGCATCGAAGAGGAACAAGAGGCCGAGCAGTAA